DNA sequence from the candidate division WOR-3 bacterium genome:
CAAGCCAGTATTTATCGGAAAAAACACCGGCGGTTCGGTCGAAATTGATGTTTTTTATTCCGTAAAGCATGGACAGGTGATCAGCTTCAGTCTCCGAAGAAACGACGAATGTTTGGGAATATTTCCTGTTTTTTTTGAGCAAATCCGGGAAAGATTTGCAGTCGCTTATTTTTACTACGGAGACGCCGGTTACGTCCGAAAGACTTTCAATGTTTGCAGAAGCGAGTTTCCCGTCTTTTTTGTGGCTTGAAGAAGAATCGGACAGTTCGGAGAAAAAGTCAATCCAGGAGGTCATCAGGTAGAGATCGGTTTTAAAAGGGAAAATTTCAAGAAAAGGAATAAATCTTGCATCGCACAGGGCGAGTGACGTCGGAATCAGTCTTATTTTTTTTTCAAACATGGGCGAGAGAAAATTTTTAAACATTATTTTCCTTTTGGCTTCTTGGTTTCGGCGGAAAGGTCTTTTAGTACTTTTACCGCTTCTGAAATATTCTTTACCGGGATGCCTTCCCGTATTTTGGACTGTGGCACGATTATAGTTTCGTAGCCAAGCCTTTTTGCTTCCTTGATCCGAAGCTCGTGACTTTTAACCGGTCTTATGTCTCCCGAAAGGCTCATCTCGCCGAAAGCAATCGCGTTTGCAGGAATACTGAAACCGGAATAGCTGGAAACCACTGCCAGGGCAATAGAAAGATCGAGTGCCGTGTCCGAGACGTGAAGCCCGCCGGCAATGTTGCAGTATATGTCTACGCTTCCTGAATCAGCGTTCTGCCACTTGTCCAGTACGGCGAGCAGCATGGACAGCCTTTTCTGGTTGAAACCGTTTACAACTCTCGCTGGTACTCCGAATTTTGTGGGTACGGTCAGTGATTCCACTTCTACAATGAAAGACCGGTTGCCTTCTATGACGGACCCCCTTATCGTGCCCGGAGGGAGTACCTTTTTGTCTTTGTCGAGCAGGATCTCGGTGGCGTCTTTTATTTCTTCAAATCCTTTTTCTGTCATTTTGAAAATCCCGATTTCGTCTGTTGAGCCGTAACGATTCTTGTATGATCTCAGTATTCTGAATTCCTGCCTTCTGTCGCCTTCTATTGAGAGGACGACGTCGACAAGATGTTCGAGTGATCTCGGCCCCGCGAGGTCTCCGGA
Encoded proteins:
- the radA gene encoding DNA repair protein RadA — translated: MKKVNRDKFVCSNCGETFTRWQGSCPSCGAWDTVVESKEAVSSKAASSVKDISAYQSDSEKSITGVGEFDRVLGGGFIPGSAILISGEPGIGKSTFILQVADSVANFSKNALYITAEESMHQLLSRAKRIGSHSENLKFVSENDANEILKILSVGKYDAVILDSVQTVFNPAIESITGSVNQVRSVSEIMCTFARKTGSTVFLIGQVTKSGDLAGPRSLEHLVDVVLSIEGDRRQEFRILRSYKNRYGSTDEIGIFKMTEKGFEEIKDATEILLDKDKKVLPPGTIRGSVIEGNRSFIVEVESLTVPTKFGVPARVVNGFNQKRLSMLLAVLDKWQNADSGSVDIYCNIAGGLHVSDTALDLSIALAVVSSYSGFSIPANAIAFGEMSLSGDIRPVKSHELRIKEAKRLGYETIIVPQSKIREGIPVKNISEAVKVLKDLSAETKKPKGK